A single window of Nicotiana sylvestris chromosome 5, ASM39365v2, whole genome shotgun sequence DNA harbors:
- the LOC104232344 gene encoding transcription factor HEC3-like, protein MDINHHLKLTTTTWQPTMANMNDNIFDDHHHHQQQQQQQQQQRQFPFDHNPIWPSFPLQNPHHHLPSFSSELQQQREQQVPFDHVGNNHVQTLIEDHHDQEPEDDEEEEEEELGAMKEMMFKIAAMQPVDIDPATIRKPKRRNVRISNDPQSVAARLRRERISEKIRILQRLVPGGTKMDTASMLDEAIRYVKFLKRQIRQLQSSNHHLSPSQVPVVPCPNTENWANMVTPTKALILGSSGITTTTIATTTTFVGNSASNPTYEVIGN, encoded by the coding sequence ATGGATATCAACCACCACCTTAAGCTCACAACCACCACTTGGCAACCAACCATGGCCAATATGAATGACAATATCTTCGacgatcatcatcatcatcaacagcaacaacaacaacagcagcaacaacgACAATTCCCTTTTGATCATAACCCCATTTGGCCTAGTTTTCCTCTTCAAAACCCCCACCACCACCTTCCCTCTTTCTCAAGTGAATTGCAACAACAACGAGAACAACAAGTCCCTTTTGATCATGTTGGAAACAACCATGTTCAAACATTAATCGAAGATCATCATGATCAAGAACCCGAggacgatgaagaagaagaagaagaggagttaGGAGCCATGAAGGAAATGATGTTCAAGATTGCAGCTATGCAACCAGTGGATATTGATCCAGCCACCATTCGAAAGCCTAAAAGGCGAAATGTCCGAATTAGCAACGATCCACAGAGCGTTGCAGCCAGGCTCCGCCGCGAAAGAATCAGTGAAAAAATTAGGATCTTGCAAAGATTAGTCCCTGGTGGAACAAAAATGGACACTGCTTCCATGTTAGACGAAGCCATTCGCTATGTTAAGTTTTTAAAAAGGCAAATTCGCCAATTACAATCGTCAAACCATCACCTTTCACCATCACAGGTACCAGTAGTGCCGTGCCCTAATACTGAAAATTGGGCAAATATGGTCACACCAACAAAAGCTCTAATTCTTGGCTCCTCCGGTATCACCACCACTACCATCGCTACTACCACAACCTTTGTTGGTAACAGTGCATCGAATCCTACGTATGAGGTAATTGGTAATTAG